A window from Plectropomus leopardus isolate mb chromosome 21, YSFRI_Pleo_2.0, whole genome shotgun sequence encodes these proteins:
- the bambia gene encoding BMP and activin membrane-bound inhibitor (Xenopus laevis) homolog a: protein MDRQSSFISIWLQLELCAMAVLLTKGEIRCYCDAPHCVATGYMCKSELNACFTKVLDPLNVNSPLTHGCLDPIVNAADICSSSSRSADALSGASTLECCHDDMCNYRGLHDLAHTRDSTDHSRYQPDSNNRNLVTRVQELASAKEVWFRAAVIAVPIAGGLILVLLIMLALRMLRSENKRLQDQRQQMLSRLHYSFHGHHTKKGHVAKLDLECMVPVTGHENCCLTCDKMRQADLGNDKILSLVHWGMYSGHGKLEFV from the exons ATGGATCGCCAGTCCAGTTTCATTTCCATTTGGCTACAACTGGAGCTCTGTGCCATGGCGGTTCTTCTTACTAAAG GAGAAATAAGGTGTTACTGTGACGCGCCGCACTGCGTAGCCACCGGATACATGTGCAAGTCAGAACTGAACGCCTGCTTCACCAAGGTCCTGGACCCGCTCAACGTAAACTCCCCCCTCACCCATGGGTGTTTAGACCCCATCGTCAACGCGGCGgacatctgcagcagcagctccaggagCGCTGACGCCCTCAGCGGGGCCTCCACGCTGGAGTGCTGCCACGACGACATGTGCAACTACAGAGGCCTGCACGACCTGGCGCACACCCGGGACTCAACAG ATCATAGCCGGTACCAGCCGGACAGCAACAACAGGAACCTGGTGACCCGGGTTCAGGAGCTGGCCTCGGCCAAGGAGGTGTGGTTCCGGGCGGCGGTGATTGCCGTCCCCATCGCCGGCGGTCTCATCCTGGTGCTGCTGATCATGCTGGCGTTGCGAATGCTGCGAAGCGAGAACAAGCGGCTGCAGGACCAGCGGCAACAGATGCTGTCGCGGCTCCACTACAGCTTCCACGGCCACCACACCAAGAAGGGCCACGTGGCCAAGCTGGACCTGGAGTGCATGGTGCCCGTCACGGGCCACGAGAACTGCTGTCTGACCTGCGACAAGATGAGGCAGGCCGACTTGGGCAATGACAAGATCCTGTCTCTGGTGCACTGGGGGATGTACAGCGGCCACGGCAAGCTGGAGTTTGTATGA